Proteins from a genomic interval of Caulobacter sp. SL161:
- a CDS encoding DUF1353 domain-containing protein produces the protein MPRASMSRSRTALALIGAALLLSACATQTSTTVFVPVVAPTPPSSLTPQPIMLFNQTKDGRKLFTLDAEFPYCDVETGKVIVVPRWYVTDFASVPWYGQAFIDPQGPTARAAIIHDWLYTIGEPGKREEADQIFLRAMLKYGVQPFQANVAFKAVRLGGEKGYGLPTDWRFIDPKRQDQTQSAPFAKPRAGMVRYLPRCQGFNALIQTGWRAYPIKTAPVNVPPPVVVTKTPLDQVKEKLPFGGDKKR, from the coding sequence ATGCCCCGAGCGTCGATGTCCCGTTCGAGAACCGCCCTCGCCCTGATCGGCGCCGCCCTGCTGTTGAGCGCCTGCGCCACGCAGACCAGCACGACCGTCTTCGTGCCCGTGGTCGCGCCGACGCCGCCCAGTTCGCTGACGCCGCAACCGATCATGCTGTTCAACCAGACCAAGGACGGCCGCAAGCTGTTCACGCTGGACGCGGAGTTCCCCTACTGCGACGTCGAGACCGGCAAGGTGATCGTGGTGCCGCGCTGGTACGTCACCGACTTCGCCAGCGTGCCTTGGTATGGCCAAGCCTTCATCGATCCCCAAGGCCCGACGGCGCGCGCGGCCATCATTCACGACTGGCTCTACACCATCGGTGAGCCGGGCAAGCGCGAGGAAGCCGACCAGATCTTCCTGCGGGCCATGCTGAAGTATGGCGTTCAACCGTTCCAGGCCAATGTCGCGTTCAAGGCGGTGCGCCTGGGCGGCGAGAAGGGCTATGGCCTGCCGACCGACTGGCGCTTCATCGATCCCAAGCGCCAGGACCAGACCCAGTCGGCGCCCTTCGCCAAGCCGCGTGCGGGCATGGTTCGCTACCTGCCCAGGTGCCAGGGCTTCAACGCCCTGATCCAGACCGGTTGGCGCGCCTATCCGATCAAGACCGCGCCGGTGAACGTGCCGCCACCGGTAGTGGTGACCAAGACCCCGCTGGACCAGGTCAAGGAGAAGCTGCCGTTCGGCGGCGACAAGAAGAGATAG
- a CDS encoding alpha/beta fold hydrolase: MRGLTISSVCAALVLTASLAQAGEVTVDGRKVAYREWGAGERTLVMVSGLGDGAETFDAVGPRLAQGWRVIAYDRAGYGGSADDPRVHDAERAEAELKGLLAALKVRKPVLLGHSLGGVFAAHFAARNPGDVTGLVLEETRPTGFTAACKAKLKRGCAFPPLLKYAFPPGGRREVEALDRIERQEAETPGGATPTLILTRAQTGQGGFDGLWLEQQAKLVQRWPAARLLAAPKGGHYIHRDARDWFVAEVSGFLAGFPTR, translated from the coding sequence ATGCGCGGCCTGACGATCAGTAGCGTTTGCGCCGCCCTGGTGCTGACCGCCTCGCTGGCGCAGGCCGGCGAGGTGACGGTCGACGGGCGTAAGGTCGCCTATCGCGAATGGGGCGCCGGCGAGCGGACGCTGGTGATGGTCAGCGGTCTTGGTGACGGCGCCGAGACGTTCGACGCGGTCGGCCCCCGGCTGGCCCAGGGCTGGCGCGTCATCGCCTATGACCGTGCGGGCTATGGCGGCAGCGCCGATGATCCGCGTGTGCACGACGCCGAGCGGGCGGAGGCTGAGCTGAAGGGGCTGCTGGCGGCGTTGAAGGTGCGAAAGCCCGTGCTTCTGGGGCATTCGCTGGGCGGCGTCTTCGCCGCCCACTTCGCGGCCCGCAATCCGGGAGATGTCACGGGCCTCGTGCTGGAGGAAACCCGGCCGACCGGCTTCACTGCGGCCTGCAAGGCCAAGCTGAAGCGCGGGTGTGCGTTCCCGCCGCTGCTCAAATATGCGTTTCCGCCGGGCGGACGCCGCGAGGTCGAGGCGCTGGACCGTATCGAGCGGCAAGAGGCGGAGACGCCTGGCGGTGCGACGCCCACCCTGATCCTGACACGCGCTCAGACCGGGCAGGGCGGCTTCGATGGGCTATGGCTCGAGCAGCAGGCCAAGCTGGTTCAGCGTTGGCCCGCCGCGCGTCTGTTGGCCGCCCCGAAGGGCGGCCATTACATCCACCGCGACGCCCGCGACTGGTTCGTCGCCGAGGTCAGCGGTTTTCTGGCGGGTTTCCCCACACGCTAA
- a CDS encoding TonB-dependent receptor plug domain-containing protein encodes MMTKTMLLASAAAILLASAAQAADLTPEQVAAQAEAAQRGVLIFQPDFFAAQRPNTALEMVQRVPGFSVQDGSGARGFEGAVGNILINGARPASKNDTGSNVLSRTQANRVERIELIRGGAPGVDMQGYSVVVNVILKKGATRQSILTWNTSQFDGGRDLYGGSYQFTATNGDKSWGVTLSDGIGSSDSNGPGTNIRRDGTGKIIRDEKYLNDSWGGGRSIRGNYSAPLAGGKIEATARFGVGDWNQWQTLTSATSERRSSYVDEDHSGELGLTYTRPLAPNWALETRAIHSFENIESVSTNDETLNGVKAAQQRFTAEGDSSESIFRAQVRHDWSKAVTVETGGEMAYNMLDVKQAYSVGGVAVPLPSASVKVEELRGEAFSKATWRVNPRLTLEGGLRLETSTIKQSGDAQNEKSFFYAKPRFLATWTPVANNQLRFRFERQLGQLDFEDFAASSDLEDGNVYGGNVELKPEQRWITEIGYERRFWGEGIFAITYRHDEIIGVIDRLPLPGNLSAVGNIGDATLDRLSLNIVVPTDKLGITGGRFTFKNDWNETHVKDPTTGKDRPISGVRPTQANIGFQQDLLKYKTQWGINWLPLLGQGTYDVDQTSVWRGAQYYEAFAEYKPTPSLAIRAQLNLWDDFSIRRTVFANRGPNRAIAFVEDRAINPRTFWQLRIRQTF; translated from the coding sequence GTGATGACCAAGACCATGCTTCTGGCCAGCGCGGCCGCCATTCTGCTGGCCAGCGCCGCCCAGGCCGCCGACCTGACGCCCGAGCAAGTCGCCGCCCAGGCCGAAGCCGCACAGCGGGGCGTGCTGATCTTTCAGCCCGACTTCTTCGCCGCCCAGCGCCCCAACACCGCGCTGGAGATGGTGCAACGGGTGCCCGGCTTCTCGGTGCAGGACGGCAGCGGCGCCCGGGGTTTCGAGGGCGCGGTCGGCAATATTCTGATCAACGGCGCTCGCCCGGCCTCCAAGAACGACACGGGCAGCAACGTGTTGTCGCGCACCCAGGCCAACCGGGTCGAGCGGATCGAGTTGATCCGTGGCGGCGCGCCGGGCGTCGACATGCAGGGTTATTCGGTTGTCGTGAACGTGATCCTCAAGAAGGGCGCCACGCGCCAGTCGATCCTGACCTGGAACACCAGCCAGTTCGACGGCGGCCGTGATCTCTACGGCGGCAGCTATCAGTTCACCGCCACGAACGGCGACAAGAGCTGGGGCGTGACGCTGAGCGACGGCATCGGCAGCAGCGACTCCAATGGTCCGGGGACGAACATTCGTCGCGACGGGACCGGCAAGATCATCCGCGACGAGAAGTACCTGAACGACAGCTGGGGCGGCGGACGCAGCATCCGGGGCAACTATTCGGCGCCCCTGGCCGGCGGCAAGATCGAAGCGACGGCCCGCTTTGGCGTCGGTGACTGGAACCAGTGGCAGACCCTGACCTCGGCGACCTCCGAACGCCGCAGCAGCTATGTCGACGAGGACCACTCTGGGGAGCTCGGCCTGACCTACACCCGCCCGCTGGCGCCCAATTGGGCCCTGGAGACTCGGGCCATCCATAGCTTCGAGAACATCGAAAGCGTCTCGACCAACGATGAGACGCTGAATGGGGTCAAGGCGGCGCAGCAACGCTTCACCGCTGAGGGCGACAGCAGCGAATCGATCTTCCGCGCCCAGGTTCGCCACGACTGGAGCAAGGCCGTCACCGTCGAGACCGGCGGCGAGATGGCCTACAACATGCTGGACGTGAAGCAGGCCTATTCGGTGGGCGGGGTGGCGGTGCCGCTGCCCAGCGCCTCGGTCAAGGTCGAGGAACTGCGCGGCGAGGCCTTCTCCAAGGCCACCTGGCGGGTCAATCCGCGCCTGACGCTTGAGGGCGGCCTGCGCCTGGAGACCTCGACGATCAAGCAGTCGGGCGATGCGCAGAACGAGAAGAGCTTCTTCTACGCCAAGCCCCGGTTCCTCGCGACCTGGACGCCGGTGGCGAACAACCAGCTACGCTTCCGATTCGAACGGCAGCTGGGCCAACTGGACTTCGAGGACTTCGCCGCCTCGTCGGACCTGGAGGACGGCAATGTCTATGGCGGCAATGTCGAGCTGAAACCCGAGCAGCGCTGGATCACCGAGATCGGCTATGAGCGTCGCTTCTGGGGCGAGGGCATCTTCGCGATCACCTACCGCCATGACGAGATCATCGGCGTGATCGACCGCCTGCCCCTGCCAGGCAACCTGTCGGCCGTCGGCAATATCGGCGACGCCACTCTGGACCGGCTCAGCCTCAACATCGTGGTCCCGACCGACAAGCTGGGGATCACGGGCGGCCGCTTCACCTTCAAGAACGACTGGAACGAGACCCACGTGAAGGACCCCACGACCGGCAAGGATCGTCCGATCTCCGGCGTGCGCCCGACCCAGGCCAATATCGGCTTCCAGCAGGACCTGCTGAAGTACAAGACCCAGTGGGGGATCAACTGGCTGCCGCTGCTGGGCCAGGGCACGTACGACGTTGACCAGACCAGTGTCTGGCGCGGGGCGCAGTACTATGAGGCCTTCGCCGAGTACAAGCCGACCCCGAGCCTAGCGATCCGTGCGCAGTTGAACCTTTGGGACGACTTCAGCATCCGTCGTACGGTCTTCGCCAATCGCGGCCCTAACCGCGCGATCGCCTTCGTCGAGGACCGCGCGATCAATCCGCGCACCTTCTGGCAGCTCCGGATCCGCCAAACGTTTTAG
- the rsmD gene encoding 16S rRNA (guanine(966)-N(2))-methyltransferase RsmD: protein MRIVSGQFRGKAIAAPLGDATRPTSDRARQAVFNILEHAAWAPELHGARVIDVFAGSGALGLEALSRGASFCLFVETDDAARGAIRENIDAMHLFGVTRVHRRDATDLGPRPASAGAPFDIVFLDPPYAKGLGEKAVAELRTHGWLAPGAILMFERGRGEVDPALDGFEQIDARDYGAARVLFFKLTG, encoded by the coding sequence ATGCGCATCGTTTCCGGCCAGTTTCGCGGCAAGGCCATCGCCGCCCCGCTCGGCGACGCGACGCGTCCGACATCGGACCGTGCGAGACAGGCCGTGTTCAACATCCTGGAACACGCCGCCTGGGCGCCCGAACTTCATGGCGCGCGGGTGATCGACGTGTTCGCCGGTTCCGGCGCCCTGGGCCTGGAGGCCCTGTCGCGCGGGGCGTCCTTCTGCCTGTTCGTCGAGACCGACGATGCGGCGCGCGGCGCCATCCGCGAGAACATCGACGCCATGCACCTGTTTGGCGTCACCCGCGTCCATCGGCGCGACGCTACGGACCTTGGCCCGCGCCCGGCCAGCGCCGGCGCGCCCTTCGACATCGTCTTCCTCGACCCGCCCTACGCCAAGGGTCTGGGCGAGAAGGCCGTGGCGGAGCTGCGCACGCACGGCTGGCTGGCCCCCGGCGCGATCCTGATGTTCGAGCGGGGGCGCGGCGAGGTCGATCCGGCGCTGGACGGCTTTGAGCAGATCGACGCGCGCGACTATGGCGCCGCGCGCGTCCTGTTCTTCAAGCTGACGGGCTAA
- a CDS encoding thioredoxin family protein: MSITRRLVAAALPLTALVPAVAHARPAPDFTAIDADGKTRSLSEFRGKTVVLEWTNEGCPYVRKHYAGNMQGLQQAARADGVVWLTIASSAPGKQGHFADGAAAKAWMNARGAKPTALLLDGDNKVATLYKAKTTPHMFVIDKTGAVVYEGAIDDKPTNKVEDIQGAKNLVAAALSDLKAGRKVATPFVTPYGCSVKYKDA, translated from the coding sequence ATGTCGATCACGCGCCGCCTCGTGGCCGCCGCCCTGCCGCTGACCGCTCTTGTTCCCGCCGTCGCCCATGCCCGTCCTGCGCCCGACTTCACGGCGATCGACGCCGACGGCAAGACTCGCTCCTTGTCAGAGTTTCGCGGCAAGACCGTGGTCCTGGAATGGACCAACGAGGGCTGCCCCTATGTCCGAAAGCATTATGCCGGCAACATGCAAGGCCTGCAGCAGGCTGCGCGCGCTGACGGCGTGGTCTGGCTGACCATCGCCTCGTCCGCCCCCGGCAAGCAGGGGCACTTCGCCGACGGCGCGGCCGCCAAGGCCTGGATGAACGCGCGGGGCGCCAAGCCGACGGCCCTGCTGCTCGATGGCGATAACAAGGTCGCCACGCTCTACAAGGCCAAGACGACACCGCACATGTTCGTCATCGATAAGACCGGCGCGGTGGTCTATGAGGGCGCGATCGACGACAAGCCGACCAACAAGGTCGAGGACATCCAGGGCGCCAAGAACCTCGTGGCCGCCGCCCTGTCCGACCTGAAGGCCGGCCGCAAGGTCGCCACGCCGTTCGTCACGCCCTATGGCTGCTCGGTGAAGTACAAGGACGCCTAA
- a CDS encoding CPBP family intramembrane glutamic endopeptidase, whose protein sequence is MRMGGLMETVRRSRFLADLSPHDRDPRRTALVIPVGILTGAVTGLLGALAAVLAFMLVVGGLDGAAAATDLFQVFSKPDLAEPTGPQSLFILACLAGMNLGAAIGFVMAAAAIQRRPFGDYINDGQPLRWRLVLGGLVLVGVVMAVVIGLVAVVSGHVFEPVVLKVSPNLVGRSLYAIIAIVLLILASAAEELLFRGWLLKQSAAYIRNPIALMALNGLLFAAIHLDPNLDAFLFRAAMGAGLTWMALRLGGIELGIGVHAANNAAIVLLLRPITLQPDAAREFQPGLVASAVVMLAGFIGISELWMRWPALRRWTGLSAPAAA, encoded by the coding sequence ATGCGAATGGGCGGACTGATGGAGACCGTGAGGCGTTCGCGCTTCCTGGCCGACCTGTCGCCCCACGACCGCGACCCGCGGCGGACCGCGCTCGTCATCCCGGTCGGGATCCTCACCGGCGCCGTGACAGGTCTGCTCGGCGCATTGGCGGCGGTCCTGGCCTTCATGCTGGTCGTCGGCGGGCTGGATGGCGCGGCTGCGGCCACCGACCTGTTCCAGGTCTTCTCCAAGCCCGATCTCGCCGAGCCTACGGGACCACAGTCGCTCTTCATCCTGGCCTGCCTGGCGGGCATGAACCTGGGCGCGGCCATCGGGTTCGTCATGGCCGCCGCCGCCATCCAGCGCCGGCCCTTCGGCGACTACATCAATGACGGACAGCCGCTGCGCTGGCGGTTGGTGCTGGGCGGACTGGTGCTGGTCGGCGTGGTGATGGCGGTGGTGATCGGTCTCGTCGCCGTGGTCTCTGGCCACGTCTTCGAGCCGGTCGTGCTGAAGGTCTCGCCCAATCTGGTCGGGCGCTCGCTCTACGCCATCATCGCCATCGTCCTGCTGATCCTGGCCTCGGCCGCCGAGGAACTGCTTTTTCGCGGCTGGCTGCTGAAGCAGAGCGCAGCCTATATCCGCAATCCGATCGCCCTGATGGCGCTCAACGGCCTGCTCTTCGCGGCCATTCACCTGGATCCCAATCTTGACGCCTTCCTGTTCCGCGCCGCCATGGGGGCGGGGCTGACCTGGATGGCGCTACGCCTGGGCGGCATCGAGCTGGGCATCGGCGTCCACGCGGCCAACAACGCCGCGATCGTATTGCTGCTGCGCCCGATCACCTTGCAGCCCGACGCAGCGCGGGAGTTTCAGCCGGGACTGGTCGCCAGCGCCGTGGTGATGCTGGCGGGTTTCATCGGGATCTCAGAACTCTGGATGCGCTGGCCCGCCCTGCGCCGCTGGACTGGCCTGTCCGCCCCAGCCGCCGCCTGA
- a CDS encoding YjhX family toxin, producing the protein MNISKPQQRTLHALAQGGRIELERDDNGRIISADCLTRDGWALTDCTVAVFQSLKRKRLIASQDGGPYRITRLGLANLRAQLDNRVGAKAW; encoded by the coding sequence TTGAACATCTCAAAGCCGCAGCAACGCACGCTGCACGCGCTGGCCCAAGGCGGCCGCATCGAACTCGAACGTGATGACAATGGCCGGATCATCTCGGCCGACTGCCTCACCCGCGACGGCTGGGCGCTGACCGACTGCACGGTCGCTGTCTTCCAGTCCCTGAAGCGGAAGCGGCTGATCGCCAGCCAGGATGGCGGCCCCTACCGGATCACCCGGCTGGGCCTCGCCAATCTCCGGGCGCAACTCGATAATCGGGTCGGCGCCAAGGCCTGGTGA